The sequence TTCTCAGTAGGCCCCAACGGTAACACTCCAAAACGATAAAAAATCGAATTAAATTAGGAAACAAATATCTTCGATTTTCACCGATAATCTAGGCTCAAATATTTCACCATATATTTCCAATTTTAACTCCTCAACAGAATATAACACCACCGAAACAAAATTCAAtcccattcaaattcaaaaattcagtggatagggcaaaaatcaaaatttttgtttgatcAGAATTCATAACCTTTCGGCCCAAgatattcacaaattaaaaatatgcatgttctaattatgtctaaaacagagtgtgacaataattaaaatgcaatcacatgcaaaaATATATGTTGACAAATGAGGTGTTTTCAACGATGTTTGCAACATCTTCCAGCAATACTTCAGGATTCTGAAAAAATTTTAGTATCCAATTCATTattacagaagtggtagcctgcacactaaaggaaacGATCTTCAATGGATTCCTTTAggtattttttttccatttgcttctaattttcaatcaaatttgatgattgatacAATTCAAGTTTAATCATTTTTGTTCTTTTGTGGTTCTGATTTTGCAAAGTAACTTTTcatttgggacaagatcatgtaATACACGAACGTCCCTCCAATACTTCGTGActtagtcagaactcttcttcaatcaatccaaattaaactgtaaaatattttgcaaagaATCCCGAGTAAAAAATGGTAGATGGTTACACAgtatccaacacatcacaaaacaaaatgaatgcatgaatgcaatatgcctaagatcctaaaaatgcacatacatgaaaaggtgttgtcaaagggtgttggcaacactcctgacaacatctcggttctgtctataatgcacacatactgaaagacttccttagactggaaaatatctcgaaatccaaagcttttgtgaatatatcagctaattggttatttgttccaacaaactcaattaagatcatgattttctcgaccaaatctcgaaagaagtgatgtctaatgtcaatgtatttggttcgagagtgttgtacagGATTTTTGGACATATCAATGGCACTaaaattatcacagtacacaataggagtatcactcttaacaccataatcatttagcatttgattcatccaaaggagttgtgagcaacaactaccaacaacaacatactcagATTCGGCAGTAGAAAGTGAGACAcagttttgtttcttactataccaagacactaagttattccccaagtagaaacatcctcccgaagtgctctttatctcatctaaatccccagcccaatcagcatcactaaaccctaccaaatttgaattggtttctttagtgtaccacaaacccaaattcaaagtacCTGCAAATTATTTCAGTATACATTTTACGGCCTTTAGgtgagtaatttttgggttagactgatatctagcacacaaacaaacactatacattatatcaggtctagtagcacttaaatataaaagactaccaatcatgcttctgtagagggtgtttgtcaacaccttcggcaacattctccctagacagtttttcattagaccccatatatgtacgcatgtgtttagtgttgttATTCAGAAATTTTTTCacaagatttttagcatacttgctttgacacagaaatataccatcatgcatttgtttcacttgcaagcccaagaaataagttaactcaccaaccatgctcatttcaaatgtagaagacatgcacttcacaaaatcatcaacaagtttgttatttgaagcacaaaagattatatcatctacataaatttggcaaattaggatattaccttgagacttttgcacaaataaagtcttatcaacttcacatcttttgaagccaatattgagcaagtactcggttagtcttccataccatgcacgtggtgcttgcttcaatccattcaatgcctttttcaacttatacacataatcaagatgatttggatcctcaaaccctttaggttgtttcacataaaCTTTTTTATTTAGGATCCCATTTAAAAaggcactttttacatccatttgaaaaagtttcattcccatgttacatgaaatagcaagcaGAAGTCGGACTGACTTAATGCGGGCTACaagagcaaaggtttcatcaaaatccaccccttcaacctgtgtatacccttgagataccaacctagctttatttctaatgatgtttcccgactcatcagttttatttttgaaaatccatttatttcctatgacattaccatgagcaggacacggtaccaattaccaaacatcattcctaacaaattgttcaaacTCTTCATGCATAGAATTGACCCAAAATTCGTTCTTTAAAGCTTCTTCAACCTTTTtaggttcaatgtttgacacgaaacaagaAAATCTTATTTGAGAGTACGTAGAACTCATGCACAACAAACCTGCCATCTTTCTGTAGTCTACTTTCTCTTTCTTTCTAGTTTGCAAGTCttcatgcacatctccaataacctgtgaggttgggtgattcttctgaattaTTCTTGGAACATTCTTTTCAGCTTCATTCATCTCACTGTCTTCATCAGTATTCTCAACATTAGGCTTTTCAACTTTTGTTTCTGGAGTTTCTGCATCAGGAGTTGTCAGAGGTGTTAACAACACTCCTTGTACAACATctaaatttccagaattatccaacagatcatcaacttcatcctcagctgttttcttctttagatctgcaaaatcatcaaacacaacattaattgactcaaaaatagtccttgttctcaagttatacatcctataggctcggctatttgatgaatatcccaagaatatacacttatcactttttgcatcaaacttagcaagatgatccctatcattcaaaacgtggcatacacatccaaaaacatgaaaatatttaaggtttggcctctttcccatgagaatttcataggatgtcatagtagtaccattcctcaaatacattctatttgaaatatgacatgcaatattcaaagcttcagcccaaaaatgttttgaaatatttttcgaactcaACATCACTTTTGTCATTTCTTGAAAAgtcctattttttctttcagcaattccattttgttgtggagttttaagagcataaaattcatgagaaataccttttttatcacacaaactagcaaaagaagagttttcaaactccttaccatgatcagtgcgaattctgattaccttcagattgtGTAGGTTTGAAATCTTagtgagcagtttcttgaatgcatcaaatgtgtctgatttttctctcaaaaaaatttacccaagtatatcgtgaaaaatcatccacacaaacaaaagaatatttcttatcaccaaagctttcaacacccattggacccatcaagtccatatgtacaaactcaaggcagcgtgttgtcacagatgttggcaacacctcgtgtgacaccctagtctgcttccctttctgacaagcttcacacacaaatggaacACTAGTttttaagttaggcatacctcttaCATCATCTAACTTACTTAGGTTCTTTaatgtcttgaaattttcatgacccaatttttgatgccatagatCAAACACATTCACTTTTGTATGcctacaagccatctcttctccgagttgatagcagttgtcggatgacctagtacctgtcatgacacagagatttgaatcatcaaaaactttgcacaatttcttatcaaattttgCATGCAAATTATaatcacaaagttggcttatgcttattagatttgcagttagtccttcaacatgaagcatattgcgaagcttaggcaaaccagcaacattcagagttcccttcccaacaatgtttccctttgaacctcatccataggttactttttcacttttttgttcaacGTAGTCAGTTAGAAACTTCTTGGAACTTGTCATATGACGTGAGCTgccactatcaaagtaccaaacaattgaaacattagttctcaaagcagtataaatgATATGACAGTGattatcagcttttggtacccaaactttTCTTACAGAAGATCTGTTTCTATAGATGTTGTGgaagggtgttggcaacactttaGGCAACACCTTTGATGCAAATCTCTGTctgtagtcttcctgcagcttaaaacagtatggtttgatatgaccaggtctatgacagtagtgacaaatGTACTTACGCTTCCTTTTAGACATTAAAGGAGCAGTTGgttgtggctttggttttggagaATCAATTGGTAAGACCTTTTTGCTTGAACTTTCAGTACTGCtacttttcttgacaaacacagggcctttCGAACTTTCACCAACATCAAATTTgatgttttcaaaacctaaactAGCCGTACCATCTCTTTCCATCATGAGTAGAGAATCAAACTTGGAAGTGCTTGAATTTAACTTGGCCAATGTAGCTTTTTCTTTTCCGAGTTCTTCCTTTACTTGGCTTAGttccatgtctttcttactcagcatcACTTCAAGTCTTGACACGTCAGCCTTTAAATCagaattttcttttgaaagaatGTATTTATCTTATTCTTTTCAATCCAATCAGTATGTagttcttcaaacatcatccgagcttcttccatggaTATAATCTCAtcacctgcggcaacacctaaaggattgacttgaaacttctTCTTGCTTTCCAGTAGGGTAGATAAAGCAGTGTGGCTTTCTTCATCCTCTTGTTCTTCTTCAtcagactcttcatcactcaaagacgtattcatacctttcctaagcgtgttagcactctcatttgcataatgcccaaagccttgacaagcatgacattgTACTGTGTCTAACTTCTTCGGTATTGatttcttcttcccttccaacatcagtcgaggcttaggagtatcagTAGGTTTCCTTGGTGACTGTTCTGGTCCAATAATCCTCAAAGGCTTGCTAGGaaacattggagccttgagtttttgatccgtCTTTTTTGTCTCTTTCATATTCTCCaaataatcattgaatttcctagtcatgagagagatcgaatcatccTCTAAATCAGACTAATGAACTTCTTAGTGgaattgaacatactcctcaTATGAAGGCTTTGAAACTTGAAGTGCTATTGATTTCCTTCTATCCTTCTCTTGTGCTGTAAgattcatctcaaaaacttgaaggatactaatcagttcagtcatcttcatctttgagaTGACTTTCACTTCCTCAAGcgcccaaatcttcccattgaATCTCTTTGGAAGAgatcgaagaaccttgttcaccatactttcactagcaataggtcctccaagagcatgcgcCTCTGTAGCTGTCTCCCTAAGTCTTttatcataatcagcaatagtctcattctcatccatcctgatattctcaaatTTTGTGTTTAGTAAACTCagtcttgttcttctcacactATCAGTTCCTTtacagtgttcttgaagagcttTCCATGCATCCTTAGCAACAGTGCAGTCAGCCATGCGACCAAACATTCTCATATCCACATATGaaaaaattgcattgagtgctttagcattgtagcttgaactttgtgtttcctcggcggtccaagtttcttcttgcttGATAATATATTATCCTTCTGGATCTAACATCTTTGGAGGATTCCAACCAGTCAGAATGCTTTGCCAAGCACGAACATACATCGCTTTGATAGTATATCGCATCCTAGTCTTCCATAATGCgtaattcgtgccatcaaggaccggaggtttcaaaaacgagttcgcaacagacgatgagtccatcttattccctgtaataaaataaacaagccaatatcagttcttagtgtatcaagaagatgactctgatgccacttgtaagggaatagggggttgcacataaacattttgaggtgttgtcacaaggtgttgacaacacctacaataacaccttgagtaatttgcagcagAATATAACtaagcgtgaataaaataagcaagcaaccaaataaattgactcaaatattttaatcaagagtataaaatactcttgcagcgcctcagggcaaaactttaaCTAGAAACGAattaaagagttttacaaaccctaaaactagtgaatattgtaaaattcaatttctcaaaacaagtgagaaaataaagagtaaaagttctcctaaaaattctatatgaaatagaataaagaaaacgAAGTAAGGAGAAAAATCTTGATGTCAAAACTTGTAGAGACGAAACACTTTTTGATCtttgatcttcaagtgttcttcaaaGCATCAAGTGACCACGACCAATACAAGCTTCAGAAGATCTTTTATTAATTAACGTATGCGAAGCTCTATTGTAAATCTCAATTAATCGGTCTCTCTATATTTCCCTACATCTCGGTCGGTCACGCCTATCTCATATATAGGCAAAGAATCCTTCTTcaatatgttttcttgtaggcgtaggatttttttttatttgatcataTTAAATCTACATAATTGAAGAAAGATATACAttggatatgatatgataaatattctaATAAGTTTATCACTTTCTCAAATCAGCTTACTtaaggaaataaataacttataaaAATTACtttatgtccaagaaagacaaaagatatttaaataaaatcttttcaaaacttgaggattttaaggaataaaatatttctttcatatattttaatatgtgTAATATAAGCTTAATTTTAACTACACAAGTCTTATAAGAGAATGACGACATCAAACAAGTAATATTCGATTAATTTAGTGATTTTCGATCAAAAATACTAAACacagttaaaaaaaataatattaagttATTGGACTGAAAccaaacttaaaaaaattagatagttaaaaaaaaaaaaatcgaaattacaaaaataattacCAATTTTCcccaaatttaattaaaatgtgaTATCCATCTTATCTTTAATTGGACCAAACCTTTGAAATTATTACGTTCAAAAGGCCAGTACGTAATTAATTTTTACTGGACCAAACCATTTTTCGAATCACCCACACGCATCGAGAAGTTAAAAATTCACGGGGAAATGAATGAAGTCTTGTTGAACATTAATCGTGCACATAAATTAGAATTCATCTGAATATATCTTTTTCCAAGATTGAGTGGATGGATATATCTATAAATTCCATACCAATGTACAATCTCCCTTTAATTTCATCATGgagaaaaaaatcaaactcCAACTACAGACACATAATAGTAGTGGTGCTCGGATCTCCGTTGTGCGTAACAATGGCAGATCCGCGCTACCCACAGCTATGCTCATCGAAGTTTTAATACGTCTCCCTGTGAAGTATATATTAAAATTCAGGTGTGTTGCAAAAGCTTGGCGAGATTTGATCGGTAGCCCTCTGTTCATCCAAAGGCATCTCAAGCATGATAGAAAACAAAAGGTACTGCTCGTGAAACGTAAAATTGGAGAACGTCACGGTCCTAAGTCACCACGATATGGAGAAGGTCAGATATTCTCTTTTCACGATCCAGATTTCCCCGAATTATTGGTCTCACCCAATCTGGTGATTCCATATTTCAATGTAAGGAACAGAAAGAAATACTATTACTTACACCTCGATCGGTATTCACGGTCCCTGCAATGGGCTCGTTTGCATTTCTGCTGGAGAAATTGTTTTCTTGTGCAATCCCTCACTCCGGGAATTTAAGCTGATTCCCCCTTTGGAATGGCCAGATTTCACCAATGATCTCTTTCCTTATCAATGTGGATTTGGGTTCGACCCTGTTTCTGGGATTTACAAGGTTGTCAACTTAGCCAATCTTTATAACGTTATGGTTGAGGACATCCTTGTTTATTATTTGTACGATTCAGCCTCCAATTCCTGGAAGCAAGTCAAAGCAAAAGTGCCTGAACTCTGCAATCCACTTGATTTTGAACTAACATTCAAAGGCACGATGTACTCTTATATAATCAAATCCCCTGACAATGATCCATTCATTTTTTGTTTTGACATTTGCACGGAGGCTTTTCGACAGATAGACTTCTATGATGATTTCTCTCCATCTGAAGGGGGCATAAGGCTGATGGAGTTAAATGACAGCCTTGCCTTTGTTAGATACAAAAAGTATAAAAATGAAGCACAGGAGATGGAGATTTGGGCTATGGAGGAGTACGGGATTAAGGAGTCGTGGACCAAACAGTTTGTCTTCGGACCTTACCCCGTTATTTGCCCTCTTTTGTTTCTGAAGAACGACTTGTTGCTGGTTGAATCCGACAATGGCCAATTGGTGGTTTGCGAAATCTATGGAAACCAGTTCGATCGTTTACAGTTCCACGGACTGCGTCATTCGTTGAGTGCAGTGGTTATCGAGGAGAGTTTGATTAGCTTGGATAAAATTATTGCAAGTCATCGCTAAAACGTTTGTTTCTTTTTCAGTTTTTGAACGTTCTTATGTTGATGTTTGATGTTTTGTTGTTTGGGCCTTTTCTTTacattatttttcttttggtttgtttttaattgtcttttatgtgtttttatgttcaTGGTAATCCATGCATTTTACCAACCTgatcattgattttttttaattaattaactagCAATGCAACGAAAAATGTTTTCCAAACACGTTCGTGTATAACCTAACACAGGTcaccaaaataaatttaatttactgGGGTCAAATAAGATAACTAAATTCTTtaaaacacatatatataaacattGGCATGTAATATTCTGGTTGCGACAAACATTTATATGAACATTGGCATGTACCTTTTAGAAAAGCTTTGaactaaaaaaattgaaaatacaatCCTAATATATAAATGTTTGTCGCAACCAGAATATTAAACTTCTTTTATGACCACTTGGATTTTTTATGTGTGGACCTGTAGTAATTATCAAGAACCGAATAGTCGTTGCTGCATAAAATcaaatttcatgatattataATTTGTAGTAAAATAAtagatgaaaataattaaaatactaatggACCAGTAGTAAAATTGCAAGAAACAAAGTTCATGAAAAGTAATTCTCACTAATTCAAAAAGAAACTTGAGAACATAAAAATTTTAAGCTACCAAGAAGAACACAACATTAAATCACATCATCAGCAGTATTTAAAAACTTGTTATTAAGACACCTAAAAAAGGAAGCAAACAAAAAACATTAAACTGTTCAACTTAAGTAAAATCATGGCAAAAACCACAAAGTAATAATACTTTGTATTTTGAggta comes from Henckelia pumila isolate YLH828 chromosome 4, ASM3356847v2, whole genome shotgun sequence and encodes:
- the LOC140861148 gene encoding F-box/kelch-repeat protein At3g06240-like, yielding MEKKIKLQLQTHNSSGARISVVRNNGRSALPTAMLIEVLIRLPVKYILKFRCVAKAWRDLIGSPLFIQRHLKHDRKQKVLLVKRKIGERHGPKSPRYGEGTERNTITYTSIGIHGPCNGLVCISAGEIVFLCNPSLREFKLIPPLEWPDFTNDLFPYQCGFGFDPVSGIYKVVNLANLYNVMVEDILVYYLYDSASNSWKQVKAKVPELCNPLDFELTFKGTMYSYIIKSPDNDPFIFCFDICTEAFRQIDFYDDFSPSEGGIRLMELNDSLAFVRYKKYKNEAQEMEIWAMEEYGIKESWTKQFVFGPYPVICPLLFLKNDLLLVESDNGQLVVCEIYGNQFDRLQFHGLRHSLSAVVIEESLISLDKIIASHR